In the Mauremys mutica isolate MM-2020 ecotype Southern chromosome 13, ASM2049712v1, whole genome shotgun sequence genome, one interval contains:
- the TSSK4 gene encoding testis-specific serine/threonine-protein kinase 4 isoform X2, which yields MLAEPWSRGAILVTGSGDGVKQRGDSLAPDARSPPVPSEGREAAMVETAPSAPYLSVMDQYGYQLGKVIGHGSYGIVYEAYFTKQKAKVAIKIISKKKASEDYLNKFLPREIQVMKGLHHKYLITFYQAIETTSRHYIVMELAPGGDILEWIQNSGPCAEPLAGRWFAQLTLGVAYLHSKGIVHRDLKLENLLLDKRENVKISDFGFSKQLVSQSEGPASPSYPLLAGASPLSQTYCGSFAYACPEILLGLPYNPFLADTWSMGVILYTLAVAHLPFDDTNLKRLLRETQKEDLVHRLLCPAARRPTVLDLLQTPWVLRFQSERPHTELQALEAAWGVRAEGGRVLPRTPSLPLPGEKKRGGSVTQPKVAKLAEKGS from the exons ATGTTGGCGGAACCCTGGAGTCGGGGGGCGATTCTGGTCACCGGGTCGGGGGACGGAGTGAAGCAG aggggcgacTCTCTGGCACCGGACGCACGGAGCCCCCCAGTCCCCTCGGAGGGGCGAGAGGCTGCCATGGTGGAGACGGCCCCCTCGGCCCCCTACCTGTCCGTCATGGACCAATACGGCTACCAGCTGGGCAAGGTCATCGGCCACGGCTCCTACGGCATTGTCTACGAGGCCTATTTCACCAAGCAGAAGGCCAAGGTGGCCATCAAAATCATCTCCAAGAAGAAGGCCTCCGAGGACTATCTCAACAAATTCCTGCCCCGCGAGATCCAG GTGATGAAGGGGCTGCACCACAAGTACCTGATCACCTTCTACCAGGCCATCGAGACCACCTCGCGCCATTACATCGTCATGGAGCTGGCGCCCGGCGGCGACATCCTGGAGTGGATCCAGAACTCGGGGCCCTGCGCCGAGCCCCTGGCCGGCCGCTGGTTCGCGCAGCTCACGCTGGGCGTGGCCTATCTGCACAGCAAGGGCATCGTGCACCG GGACCTGAAGCTGGAGAACCTGCTGCTGGACAAGCGGGAGAACGTGAAGATCTCGGACTTCGGCTTCTCCAAGCAGCTGGTGTCGCAGAGCGAGGGCCCCGCCAGCCCCTCGTACCCGCTGCTGGCGGGCGCCAGCCCCCTAAGCCAGACCTACTGCGGCAGCTTCGCCTACGCCTGCCCCGAGATCCTGCTGGGGCTGCCCTACAACCCCTTCCTGGccgacacctggagcatgggcgTGATCCTCTACACGCTGGCCGTGGCCCACCTGCCCTTCGACGACACCAACCTCAAGCGCCTGCTGCGGGAGACCCAGAAGGAG GACCTTGTGCACCGGCTGCTGTGCCCGGCGGCCCGGCGCCCCACGGTGCTGGACCTGCTGCAGACGCCGTGGGTCCTGCGTTTCCAGAGCGAGCGGCCCCACACCGAGCTGCAGGCGCTGGAGGCGGCCTGGGGGGTGCGGGCCGAGGGGGGGCGGGTGCTGCCCaggaccccctccctgcccctgcccggtGAGAAGAAGCgggggggcagcgtgacccagcCGAAGGTGGCGAAGCTGGCAGAGAAGGGGAGCTGA
- the TSSK4 gene encoding testis-specific serine/threonine-protein kinase 4 isoform X3, with protein sequence MLAEPWSRGAILVTGSGDGVKQRGDSLAPDARSPPVPSEGREAAMVETAPSAPYLSVMDQYGYQLGKVIGHGSYGIVYEAYFTKQKAKVAIKIISKKKASEDYLNKFLPREIQAIETTSRHYIVMELAPGGDILEWIQNSGPCAEPLAGRWFAQLTLGVAYLHSKGIVHRDLKLENLLLDKRENVKISDFGFSKQLVSQSEGPASPSYPLLAGASPLSQTYCGSFAYACPEILLGLPYNPFLADTWSMGVILYTLAVAHLPFDDTNLKRLLRETQKEVVFPPQPPVSEACKDLVHRLLCPAARRPTVLDLLQTPWVLRFQSERPHTELQALEAAWGVRAEGGRVLPRTPSLPLPGEKKRGGSVTQPKVAKLAEKGS encoded by the exons ATGTTGGCGGAACCCTGGAGTCGGGGGGCGATTCTGGTCACCGGGTCGGGGGACGGAGTGAAGCAG aggggcgacTCTCTGGCACCGGACGCACGGAGCCCCCCAGTCCCCTCGGAGGGGCGAGAGGCTGCCATGGTGGAGACGGCCCCCTCGGCCCCCTACCTGTCCGTCATGGACCAATACGGCTACCAGCTGGGCAAGGTCATCGGCCACGGCTCCTACGGCATTGTCTACGAGGCCTATTTCACCAAGCAGAAGGCCAAGGTGGCCATCAAAATCATCTCCAAGAAGAAGGCCTCCGAGGACTATCTCAACAAATTCCTGCCCCGCGAGATCCAG GCCATCGAGACCACCTCGCGCCATTACATCGTCATGGAGCTGGCGCCCGGCGGCGACATCCTGGAGTGGATCCAGAACTCGGGGCCCTGCGCCGAGCCCCTGGCCGGCCGCTGGTTCGCGCAGCTCACGCTGGGCGTGGCCTATCTGCACAGCAAGGGCATCGTGCACCG GGACCTGAAGCTGGAGAACCTGCTGCTGGACAAGCGGGAGAACGTGAAGATCTCGGACTTCGGCTTCTCCAAGCAGCTGGTGTCGCAGAGCGAGGGCCCCGCCAGCCCCTCGTACCCGCTGCTGGCGGGCGCCAGCCCCCTAAGCCAGACCTACTGCGGCAGCTTCGCCTACGCCTGCCCCGAGATCCTGCTGGGGCTGCCCTACAACCCCTTCCTGGccgacacctggagcatgggcgTGATCCTCTACACGCTGGCCGTGGCCCACCTGCCCTTCGACGACACCAACCTCAAGCGCCTGCTGCGGGAGACCCAGAAGGAGGTGGTCTTCCCCCCGCAGCCGCCCGTCTCCGAGGCCTGCAAG GACCTTGTGCACCGGCTGCTGTGCCCGGCGGCCCGGCGCCCCACGGTGCTGGACCTGCTGCAGACGCCGTGGGTCCTGCGTTTCCAGAGCGAGCGGCCCCACACCGAGCTGCAGGCGCTGGAGGCGGCCTGGGGGGTGCGGGCCGAGGGGGGGCGGGTGCTGCCCaggaccccctccctgcccctgcccggtGAGAAGAAGCgggggggcagcgtgacccagcCGAAGGTGGCGAAGCTGGCAGAGAAGGGGAGCTGA
- the TSSK4 gene encoding testis-specific serine/threonine-protein kinase 4 isoform X1: MLAEPWSRGAILVTGSGDGVKQRGDSLAPDARSPPVPSEGREAAMVETAPSAPYLSVMDQYGYQLGKVIGHGSYGIVYEAYFTKQKAKVAIKIISKKKASEDYLNKFLPREIQVMKGLHHKYLITFYQAIETTSRHYIVMELAPGGDILEWIQNSGPCAEPLAGRWFAQLTLGVAYLHSKGIVHRDLKLENLLLDKRENVKISDFGFSKQLVSQSEGPASPSYPLLAGASPLSQTYCGSFAYACPEILLGLPYNPFLADTWSMGVILYTLAVAHLPFDDTNLKRLLRETQKEVVFPPQPPVSEACKDLVHRLLCPAARRPTVLDLLQTPWVLRFQSERPHTELQALEAAWGVRAEGGRVLPRTPSLPLPGEKKRGGSVTQPKVAKLAEKGS; this comes from the exons ATGTTGGCGGAACCCTGGAGTCGGGGGGCGATTCTGGTCACCGGGTCGGGGGACGGAGTGAAGCAG aggggcgacTCTCTGGCACCGGACGCACGGAGCCCCCCAGTCCCCTCGGAGGGGCGAGAGGCTGCCATGGTGGAGACGGCCCCCTCGGCCCCCTACCTGTCCGTCATGGACCAATACGGCTACCAGCTGGGCAAGGTCATCGGCCACGGCTCCTACGGCATTGTCTACGAGGCCTATTTCACCAAGCAGAAGGCCAAGGTGGCCATCAAAATCATCTCCAAGAAGAAGGCCTCCGAGGACTATCTCAACAAATTCCTGCCCCGCGAGATCCAG GTGATGAAGGGGCTGCACCACAAGTACCTGATCACCTTCTACCAGGCCATCGAGACCACCTCGCGCCATTACATCGTCATGGAGCTGGCGCCCGGCGGCGACATCCTGGAGTGGATCCAGAACTCGGGGCCCTGCGCCGAGCCCCTGGCCGGCCGCTGGTTCGCGCAGCTCACGCTGGGCGTGGCCTATCTGCACAGCAAGGGCATCGTGCACCG GGACCTGAAGCTGGAGAACCTGCTGCTGGACAAGCGGGAGAACGTGAAGATCTCGGACTTCGGCTTCTCCAAGCAGCTGGTGTCGCAGAGCGAGGGCCCCGCCAGCCCCTCGTACCCGCTGCTGGCGGGCGCCAGCCCCCTAAGCCAGACCTACTGCGGCAGCTTCGCCTACGCCTGCCCCGAGATCCTGCTGGGGCTGCCCTACAACCCCTTCCTGGccgacacctggagcatgggcgTGATCCTCTACACGCTGGCCGTGGCCCACCTGCCCTTCGACGACACCAACCTCAAGCGCCTGCTGCGGGAGACCCAGAAGGAGGTGGTCTTCCCCCCGCAGCCGCCCGTCTCCGAGGCCTGCAAG GACCTTGTGCACCGGCTGCTGTGCCCGGCGGCCCGGCGCCCCACGGTGCTGGACCTGCTGCAGACGCCGTGGGTCCTGCGTTTCCAGAGCGAGCGGCCCCACACCGAGCTGCAGGCGCTGGAGGCGGCCTGGGGGGTGCGGGCCGAGGGGGGGCGGGTGCTGCCCaggaccccctccctgcccctgcccggtGAGAAGAAGCgggggggcagcgtgacccagcCGAAGGTGGCGAAGCTGGCAGAGAAGGGGAGCTGA
- the TM9SF1 gene encoding transmembrane 9 superfamily member 1 isoform X1 — protein sequence MRVTLWARSPPGALRAEVGDGRGSGCLGDRVKDPDAFWSLAPPREGPRRWGLRALLVPRPISPFPAHPMAPHQPWLLLLLLAWPPPGSSETRYQPGDPVVLYVNKVGPYHNPQETYHYYQLPVCSPEKIRHKSLSLGEVLDGDRMAESMYQLRFRESVEKTVLCVKTLTLDQVERLRQAIEELYYFEFVVDDIPLRGFVGYMEESGFLPHSHKIGLWTHLDFHLEWNGDRIIYANVSVRDVKPHSLDDVHGPGPLSLTYTYSVRWSETASERRGERRGRGDDGGFFPRTLEIHWLSIINSMVLVFLLVGFVVVILMRVLKNDLARYNLDEEASSSSGDDFDQGDNGWKIIHTDVFRFPPCRSLLCAVLGVGSQFLALGTGIIAMALLGMFNVHRHGAINSAAILLYALTCCISGYVSSNFYRQVGGERWVWNIVLTTSLFSAPFFVTWSVVNSVHWANGSTQALPATTILLLLTVWLLVGFPLTVIGGIFGKNRAGPFDAPCRTKNIAREIPPQPWYKATLVHMTIGGFLPFSAISVELYYIFATVWGREQYTLYGILFFVFAILLSVGACISIALTYFQLSGEDYRWWWRSVLSAGSTGVFIFLYSVFYYSRRSNMSGAVQTVEFFGYSLLTGYVFFLMLGTVSFFASLKFIRYIYVNLKMD from the exons ATGCGCGTCACGCTGTGGGCACGAAGCCCGCCGGGGGCGCTGAGGGCGGAAGTAGGGGACGGACGTGGCTCGGGCTGTCTTGGCGATCGCGTGAAGGACCCCGACGCGTTTTGGTCCCTGGCTCCGCCCAGGGAGGGACCCCGGCGGTGGGGGCTTCGCGCCCTGTTGGT ACCCCGCCCCatctcccccttccctgcccacccCATGGCACcccaccagccctggctgctgctcctcctgctggCCTGGCCACCCCCGGGCTCCTCCGAGacccgctaccagcctggggaCCCCGTCGTGCTCTACGTCAACAAGGTGGGACCCTACCACAACCCCCAGGAGACCTACCACTACTACCAGCTGCCCGTGTGCTCTCCGGAAAAGATCCGTCACAAGAGCCTGAGCCTCGGGGAGGTCCTGGACGGGGACCGCATGGCCGAGTCCATGTATCAGCTCCGCTTCCGAGAGAGCGTCGAGAAGACGGTCCTGTGCGTGAAGACGCTCACGCTGGATCAG GTGGAGCGCCTGCGGCAGGCCATTGAGGAGCTGTACTACTTTGAGTTCGTGGTGGACGACATCCCGCTGCGAGGGTTCGTGGGGTACATGGAGGAGAGCGGCTTTCTGCCCCACAGCCACAAGATCGGGCTGTGGACCCACCTGGACTTCCACCTGGAGTGGAATGGCGACCGCATCATCTACGCCAACGTCAGCGTGCGGGACGTCAAGCCACACAGCCTAGATGACGTCCATGGGCCTGGGCCCCTCTCCCTGACCTACACCTACAGTGTCCGCTGGTCTGAGACGGCCTCAGAGCGGCGGGGGgagcggcggggccggggggatgATGGGGGCTTCTTCCCCCGCACCCTGGAGATCCACTGGCTCTCCATCATCAACTCCATGGTGCTGGTCTTTCTTCTGGTGGGCTTCGTGGTGGTCATCCTCATGCGAGTGCTGAAGAACGACCTGGCCCGGTACAACCTGGACGAAGAAGCTTCCTCCTCCTCCGGGGACGACTTCGACCAGGGCGACAACGGCTGGAAGATCATCCACACCGATGTCTTCCGCTTCCCGCCCTGCCGCAGCCTCCTCTGCGCCGTCCTGGGCGTGGGCAGCCAGTTCCTGGCACTAGGCACCGGCATCATCGCCATGGCCCTGCTGGGCATGTTCAACGTCCACCGGCACGGCGCCATCAACTCCGCCGCCATCCTGCTCTACGCCCTGACCTGCTGCATCTCCGGCTACGTCTCCAGCAACTTCTACCGGCAGGTCGGGGGCGAGCGCTGGGTCTGGAACATCGTGTTGACCACCAGCCTCTTCTCCG CCCCCTTCTTCGTGACGTGGAGCGTGGTGAACTCGGTGCACTGGGCCAATGGCTCGACACAGGCCCTGCCGGCCACCaccatcctgctgctgctgacgGTCTGGCTGCTGGTGGGCTTCCCCCTCACCGTTATCGGGGGCATCTTCGGGAAGAACCGGGCCGGCCCCTTCGACGCACCCTGCCGCACCAAGAACATCGCCCGCGAGATCCCACCACAGCCCTGGTACAAGGCCACACTGGTGCACATGACCATCGGGGGCTTCCTGCCCTTCAG TGCCATCTCTGTGGAGCTCTACTACATCTTTGCCACGGTGTGGGGCCGGGAGCAGTACACCCTCTACGGCATCCTCTTCTTCGTCTTCGCCATCTTGCTGAGCGTAGGCGCCTGCATCTCCATCGCCCTCACCTACTTCCAGCTCTCGGGCGAGGACTACCGCTGGTGGTGGCGCTCAGTGCTCAGCGCCGGCTCCACCGGCGTCTTCATCTTCCTCTACTCCGTCTTCTACTACTCGCGCCGCTCCAACATGTCGGGTGCGGTGCAGACCGTGGAGTTCTTCGGCTACTCCCTTCTCACCGGCTACGTCTTCTTCCTCATGTTGGGCACCGTCTCCTTCTTCGCCTCGCTCAAGTTTATCCGCTACATCTACGTCAACCTCAAGATGGACTGA
- the TM9SF1 gene encoding transmembrane 9 superfamily member 1 isoform X2, translating into MAPHQPWLLLLLLAWPPPGSSETRYQPGDPVVLYVNKVGPYHNPQETYHYYQLPVCSPEKIRHKSLSLGEVLDGDRMAESMYQLRFRESVEKTVLCVKTLTLDQVERLRQAIEELYYFEFVVDDIPLRGFVGYMEESGFLPHSHKIGLWTHLDFHLEWNGDRIIYANVSVRDVKPHSLDDVHGPGPLSLTYTYSVRWSETASERRGERRGRGDDGGFFPRTLEIHWLSIINSMVLVFLLVGFVVVILMRVLKNDLARYNLDEEASSSSGDDFDQGDNGWKIIHTDVFRFPPCRSLLCAVLGVGSQFLALGTGIIAMALLGMFNVHRHGAINSAAILLYALTCCISGYVSSNFYRQVGGERWVWNIVLTTSLFSAPFFVTWSVVNSVHWANGSTQALPATTILLLLTVWLLVGFPLTVIGGIFGKNRAGPFDAPCRTKNIAREIPPQPWYKATLVHMTIGGFLPFSAISVELYYIFATVWGREQYTLYGILFFVFAILLSVGACISIALTYFQLSGEDYRWWWRSVLSAGSTGVFIFLYSVFYYSRRSNMSGAVQTVEFFGYSLLTGYVFFLMLGTVSFFASLKFIRYIYVNLKMD; encoded by the exons ATGGCACcccaccagccctggctgctgctcctcctgctggCCTGGCCACCCCCGGGCTCCTCCGAGacccgctaccagcctggggaCCCCGTCGTGCTCTACGTCAACAAGGTGGGACCCTACCACAACCCCCAGGAGACCTACCACTACTACCAGCTGCCCGTGTGCTCTCCGGAAAAGATCCGTCACAAGAGCCTGAGCCTCGGGGAGGTCCTGGACGGGGACCGCATGGCCGAGTCCATGTATCAGCTCCGCTTCCGAGAGAGCGTCGAGAAGACGGTCCTGTGCGTGAAGACGCTCACGCTGGATCAG GTGGAGCGCCTGCGGCAGGCCATTGAGGAGCTGTACTACTTTGAGTTCGTGGTGGACGACATCCCGCTGCGAGGGTTCGTGGGGTACATGGAGGAGAGCGGCTTTCTGCCCCACAGCCACAAGATCGGGCTGTGGACCCACCTGGACTTCCACCTGGAGTGGAATGGCGACCGCATCATCTACGCCAACGTCAGCGTGCGGGACGTCAAGCCACACAGCCTAGATGACGTCCATGGGCCTGGGCCCCTCTCCCTGACCTACACCTACAGTGTCCGCTGGTCTGAGACGGCCTCAGAGCGGCGGGGGgagcggcggggccggggggatgATGGGGGCTTCTTCCCCCGCACCCTGGAGATCCACTGGCTCTCCATCATCAACTCCATGGTGCTGGTCTTTCTTCTGGTGGGCTTCGTGGTGGTCATCCTCATGCGAGTGCTGAAGAACGACCTGGCCCGGTACAACCTGGACGAAGAAGCTTCCTCCTCCTCCGGGGACGACTTCGACCAGGGCGACAACGGCTGGAAGATCATCCACACCGATGTCTTCCGCTTCCCGCCCTGCCGCAGCCTCCTCTGCGCCGTCCTGGGCGTGGGCAGCCAGTTCCTGGCACTAGGCACCGGCATCATCGCCATGGCCCTGCTGGGCATGTTCAACGTCCACCGGCACGGCGCCATCAACTCCGCCGCCATCCTGCTCTACGCCCTGACCTGCTGCATCTCCGGCTACGTCTCCAGCAACTTCTACCGGCAGGTCGGGGGCGAGCGCTGGGTCTGGAACATCGTGTTGACCACCAGCCTCTTCTCCG CCCCCTTCTTCGTGACGTGGAGCGTGGTGAACTCGGTGCACTGGGCCAATGGCTCGACACAGGCCCTGCCGGCCACCaccatcctgctgctgctgacgGTCTGGCTGCTGGTGGGCTTCCCCCTCACCGTTATCGGGGGCATCTTCGGGAAGAACCGGGCCGGCCCCTTCGACGCACCCTGCCGCACCAAGAACATCGCCCGCGAGATCCCACCACAGCCCTGGTACAAGGCCACACTGGTGCACATGACCATCGGGGGCTTCCTGCCCTTCAG TGCCATCTCTGTGGAGCTCTACTACATCTTTGCCACGGTGTGGGGCCGGGAGCAGTACACCCTCTACGGCATCCTCTTCTTCGTCTTCGCCATCTTGCTGAGCGTAGGCGCCTGCATCTCCATCGCCCTCACCTACTTCCAGCTCTCGGGCGAGGACTACCGCTGGTGGTGGCGCTCAGTGCTCAGCGCCGGCTCCACCGGCGTCTTCATCTTCCTCTACTCCGTCTTCTACTACTCGCGCCGCTCCAACATGTCGGGTGCGGTGCAGACCGTGGAGTTCTTCGGCTACTCCCTTCTCACCGGCTACGTCTTCTTCCTCATGTTGGGCACCGTCTCCTTCTTCGCCTCGCTCAAGTTTATCCGCTACATCTACGTCAACCTCAAGATGGACTGA